From Methanocalculus natronophilus, one genomic window encodes:
- a CDS encoding PRC-barrel domain-containing protein encodes MTKAFARTLRRKKIMSSDGKVIGQLKNIIIDVASGEVLNLIVKPDAAFDTTSYKLDDNCMLIPFEAVKDIKDYIVVDRYMLR; translated from the coding sequence ATGACAAAGGCGTTTGCCCGTACGCTTCGGCGCAAGAAGATTATGAGCAGTGATGGCAAGGTGATTGGGCAGCTGAAGAATATCATTATCGATGTTGCCAGCGGTGAGGTTCTGAATTTGATCGTAAAACCGGATGCCGCCTTTGACACCACGAGTTACAAGCTTGATGACAACTGTATGCTGATTCCCTTTGAGGCTGTCAAGGATATCAAGGACTATATCGTCGTTGACCGCTATATGCTCAGGTGA
- a CDS encoding phosphoglycolate phosphatase, producing the protein MLKAVVCDIDGTLTDQNRRISTSAIEALRYYIDRDVPVVLASGNTLCFLDALAKMIGTGGAVIGENGGVFRPGFNQEPQTDGDRSVCLQAYDRLVSHYADQGTDLIPYSMELRYADVAFARTVPVEDVRSLLSDLYVRVIDTGFAIHLQTPGISKGTALRRLAPLLSLAPQDFLAAGDSDNDLEMLQVAGYSLTMANGSERVKKIADIVTERPYGDGFSEGLLSLLERFG; encoded by the coding sequence GTGCTGAAGGCAGTCGTCTGTGATATCGATGGTACCCTGACGGATCAGAACCGGCGGATCAGCACCAGTGCAATTGAAGCGCTCCGCTACTATATTGACCGTGATGTGCCGGTGGTGCTTGCCTCAGGCAACACCCTCTGTTTTCTCGATGCGCTTGCCAAGATGATCGGAACCGGCGGTGCGGTCATCGGAGAGAACGGCGGTGTCTTCCGGCCGGGCTTTAACCAGGAGCCGCAGACAGACGGCGATCGATCGGTCTGCCTTCAGGCATATGATCGCCTGGTCTCCCACTATGCTGACCAGGGAACTGACCTCATCCCCTACAGCATGGAACTCAGATATGCCGATGTGGCATTTGCCCGCACGGTACCAGTAGAAGACGTCAGATCCCTTCTCTCAGATCTCTATGTCCGGGTTATTGACACAGGCTTTGCCATCCATCTCCAGACACCCGGGATATCAAAGGGGACGGCGCTTCGACGGCTCGCACCGCTCCTCTCCCTTGCCCCGCAGGATTTTCTGGCAGCAGGGGATTCTGATAATGATCTCGAGATGCTCCAGGTTGCCGGCTACTCGCTTACAATGGCAAACGGGAGTGAACGGGTGAAAAAAATAGCGGATATTGTTACTGAGCGCCCCTATGGTGACGGGTTCTCAGAAGGCCTGCTCTCTCTTCTTGAACGCTTCGGATAA
- a CDS encoding presenilin family intramembrane aspartyl protease PSH, producing MDRQNLPAIIGMPIIFLAVMIGGVLLAAPVDDAGLTAFEDPDSMANPFIFLAIILLITSLLLLLIRQARQNLISLIIGGAIFLTYIYVFSAILQHLIGDGILSFAGAVASAGVAVTLLFKYPRWYIINFFGIILASGVAAIFGASLAVLPVIILLAILAVYDAISVYRTKHMITLAEGVMEQKMPILFIIPKKRGYTGTYEKIAQPEEGRGTDDKGIQQAKRERGTFLMGMGDAIMPAILVVSAFTFLADPVPALGAAVGSFIGLGVLLIMVFSGKPQAGLPPLNGGAILGFLAGSALVSEWAWLVVL from the coding sequence ATGGACAGACAAAACCTACCCGCAATCATCGGCATGCCGATCATCTTCCTCGCCGTCATGATCGGCGGGGTGCTCCTCGCAGCACCTGTGGACGACGCAGGCCTGACCGCATTTGAAGACCCGGATTCAATGGCAAACCCGTTCATCTTCCTGGCCATAATTCTTCTCATCACCTCGCTTCTCCTGCTGCTCATCCGGCAGGCCAGGCAGAACCTGATCTCGCTTATCATCGGCGGTGCTATCTTTCTCACCTATATCTATGTCTTCTCGGCAATTCTCCAGCACCTGATCGGCGATGGCATCCTTTCTTTTGCCGGAGCCGTTGCATCTGCCGGAGTAGCAGTCACACTCCTCTTCAAATATCCCCGGTGGTATATCATCAACTTCTTTGGGATAATCCTTGCTTCAGGGGTTGCTGCCATCTTTGGTGCTTCGCTTGCAGTGCTGCCGGTGATTATACTGCTAGCAATCCTTGCAGTCTATGATGCGATCTCGGTCTACCGGACAAAACACATGATAACGCTTGCAGAAGGCGTGATGGAGCAGAAGATGCCGATCCTCTTCATCATCCCGAAGAAACGCGGGTATACCGGAACCTATGAGAAGATTGCCCAGCCTGAAGAAGGACGAGGCACTGATGACAAAGGAATACAGCAGGCCAAACGGGAGCGGGGAACGTTTCTGATGGGGATGGGGGATGCAATTATGCCTGCTATCCTTGTTGTATCCGCATTCACCTTTCTCGCAGATCCGGTGCCGGCACTGGGAGCTGCAGTTGGATCATTCATCGGCCTTGGCGTCCTCCTGATCATGGTCTTCTCAGGGAAGCCGCAGGCAGGGCTTCCCCCACTGAATGGCGGGGCTATTCTTGGTTTTCTTGCAGGGTCTGCCCTTGTGTCCGAGTGGGCCTGGCTGGTCGTTCTCTAA
- a CDS encoding phosphoribulokinase, translated as MPSGFPGNSTEEHTPFIIGVAGDSGSGKTTFTEAIRVILGPGIVTTITLDDYHRYDRNERAEKQVTPLHPDANRFDRLAADLGALRQGRRIQKPVYNHETGTFDPEEPFVPGDIIILEGLHTLFTEEIRQMIDLSIYVDPDPAVKYAWKIKRDVAERGHSREAVEEEIEIRKPDYEQYVEFQRAFADIVVHIGESIIAPDADPPLYCVQLIQKRCSECLPQVPLTLDLARVIPLEDGPFGISGDEMTLDGREMVRLTLDGYLPYGIARALEESIENQTTICALQFYPGRQVTPTNIISLLIAWRVICRECNLSRAPKRQSTYLR; from the coding sequence ATGCCATCTGGTTTCCCAGGCAATTCTACAGAAGAACATACCCCCTTCATTATAGGTGTTGCAGGAGACAGCGGGTCAGGCAAGACGACCTTCACCGAGGCGATCCGGGTGATTCTTGGGCCCGGGATCGTCACGACGATCACTCTTGATGATTACCACCGGTATGACCGGAATGAACGTGCAGAGAAGCAGGTCACCCCGCTCCACCCTGATGCCAACCGGTTTGACCGTCTTGCAGCAGATCTTGGGGCACTACGGCAGGGCCGACGCATCCAAAAACCGGTATATAATCACGAAACCGGCACTTTTGATCCCGAGGAGCCTTTCGTTCCGGGCGATATCATCATTCTTGAAGGTCTCCATACCCTCTTCACCGAAGAGATCCGGCAGATGATCGATCTCTCCATCTATGTCGATCCCGACCCCGCCGTCAAATATGCATGGAAGATCAAACGGGATGTCGCAGAGAGGGGACACTCCCGCGAGGCAGTGGAAGAGGAGATCGAGATACGAAAACCAGATTATGAACAGTACGTTGAATTCCAGCGGGCTTTTGCGGATATCGTGGTGCACATCGGGGAGAGCATCATCGCACCGGATGCCGACCCGCCACTCTACTGCGTCCAGCTGATCCAGAAACGTTGCAGCGAATGCCTCCCGCAGGTCCCCCTCACCCTGGATCTCGCACGGGTGATTCCACTTGAAGACGGGCCCTTTGGCATCAGCGGCGATGAGATGACGCTTGATGGCCGGGAGATGGTACGGCTGACGCTTGATGGGTATCTTCCCTATGGAATTGCCCGCGCTCTTGAGGAGAGCATCGAGAACCAGACAACGATATGTGCCCTGCAGTTCTACCCGGGCAGGCAGGTTACTCCGACAAATATCATATCGCTTCTCATTGCGTGGAGGGTCATCTGCCGTGAATGCAACCTCAGCCGGGCACCCAAAAGACAGTCAACCTATTTACGGTGA
- a CDS encoding nitrogenase component 1 — protein MPTDISRSEGCTLTGVLSVTGFLEGAVTVIHGPSGCTHHNASLLHASLAEIGDLEVPRLVSSNLQENEVIFGGEAALEEALRAADELRPGLICVVSTCLADTIGDDTAALCREKRSTPVVHIPGAGFLGGGFSEGIKNALRSLLTLSSRQDRISRDGEVLIVGEKNLEYEAEENYCEVARLLSLLGLHPGIRFVRRMTASDCARISSAPLAILRDPGLIEVGSDLTRRFGTTVLPGFPVGPDGTLRFLKDVGEAAGINPLEAIRDEEGRLDDLYARFDDLVGAEIRIDSHHADPAAVAAARTVIRQLNMTESETGTPLRLPFDPPIGTEGTKRMLHLFRRCLGRA, from the coding sequence TTGCCTACCGATATCTCAAGGAGTGAAGGGTGCACCTTAACCGGCGTCCTCTCGGTCACCGGTTTTCTTGAGGGTGCCGTCACCGTGATCCATGGGCCGTCAGGCTGCACCCATCATAATGCCTCTCTCCTTCATGCCTCACTGGCAGAGATCGGTGATCTGGAGGTTCCCCGCCTGGTTTCAAGCAACCTCCAGGAGAACGAGGTGATATTTGGTGGGGAAGCGGCGCTTGAAGAGGCACTGAGGGCCGCAGACGAGCTTCGCCCAGGCCTTATCTGTGTTGTATCAACCTGCCTTGCAGATACAATCGGCGATGATACTGCTGCTCTCTGCAGGGAGAAACGATCAACACCGGTTGTCCATATACCTGGTGCCGGGTTTCTTGGCGGTGGTTTCTCTGAAGGGATCAAAAATGCCCTCCGGAGCCTTCTGACCCTCTCGTCCCGCCAGGATCGGATCTCCCGTGATGGCGAGGTGCTTATTGTCGGCGAAAAGAACCTCGAGTACGAGGCAGAGGAGAACTACTGCGAGGTAGCCCGCCTCCTCTCTCTCCTCGGCCTCCATCCGGGCATCCGGTTTGTGAGGAGGATGACGGCATCTGACTGTGCGAGGATCAGTTCCGCACCACTTGCAATCCTGCGTGACCCCGGGCTTATTGAGGTGGGATCTGATCTGACCAGGCGGTTTGGCACAACCGTCCTGCCAGGCTTTCCGGTCGGCCCGGACGGCACCCTCAGGTTTCTGAAAGATGTCGGTGAGGCGGCGGGCATCAATCCCCTGGAGGCTATCAGGGATGAGGAAGGCCGTCTTGATGATCTCTATGCCCGGTTTGATGATCTGGTGGGAGCCGAAATCAGGATCGATTCCCATCATGCCGATCCGGCAGCAGTTGCTGCAGCCCGGACGGTGATCAGACAACTCAACATGACTGAATCAGAGACCGGAACCCCTCTCCGGCTCCCTTTTGATCCCCCGATCGGGACTGAGGGCACAAAACGGATGCTCCATCTCTTCCGGAGGTGTCTTGGTCGTGCCTGA
- the cfbC gene encoding Ni-sirohydrochlorin a,c-diamide reductive cyclase ATP-dependent reductase subunit, producing the protein MRQIALYGKGGIGKSTTSANLSAAWAEEGRDVLQIGCDPKHDSTRMLMNGTVIPTVLDLLRDNGSAIPVADVIYTGYAGVRCVEAGGPDPGVGCAGRGIIATFQLLEKLGALRGDIIVYDVLGDVVCGGFAMPMRESYAEEVYLVTSGELMSLYAANNIAKAVSRLSANRRSRVRLGGVIGNGKNIDCEEELVAEFAEAIGSRLITFIPRSPTVQQAELNKKTVIEYAPASSQAEVYRLSAGAILGNTEYSIPTPLTIDELESLAYRYLKE; encoded by the coding sequence ATGAGACAGATAGCCCTCTATGGAAAGGGCGGCATAGGAAAGTCCACGACATCCGCCAATCTCTCAGCGGCCTGGGCAGAAGAGGGACGCGATGTCCTTCAGATCGGTTGCGATCCAAAACATGACAGCACCCGGATGCTGATGAATGGCACCGTGATCCCGACCGTTCTCGATCTGCTCAGGGATAACGGGAGTGCTATCCCGGTTGCGGATGTCATCTACACCGGCTATGCAGGTGTCAGGTGCGTTGAAGCAGGGGGTCCTGATCCCGGTGTCGGGTGTGCTGGCAGGGGCATCATCGCGACATTTCAGCTCCTCGAGAAGCTCGGTGCGCTCAGGGGAGATATCATCGTCTATGATGTCCTGGGCGATGTCGTCTGCGGCGGGTTTGCCATGCCGATGCGGGAGAGCTATGCCGAAGAGGTCTACCTGGTTACATCCGGGGAGCTGATGTCACTCTATGCGGCAAACAATATCGCAAAGGCGGTTTCCCGGCTCAGTGCAAACCGGCGAAGCAGGGTCCGCCTCGGCGGGGTGATCGGGAACGGAAAGAATATTGATTGTGAAGAGGAACTTGTTGCTGAATTTGCAGAGGCGATCGGTTCCCGGCTGATCACGTTTATTCCACGTTCCCCAACTGTTCAGCAGGCAGAACTGAATAAGAAGACCGTCATCGAGTATGCCCCCGCTTCGTCCCAGGCAGAGGTCTACCGCCTGAGTGCAGGCGCAATCCTTGGCAATACCGAATACTCCATTCCAACACCATTAACCATTGATGAACTCGAGTCTCTTGCCTACCGATATCTCAAGGAGTGA
- a CDS encoding nitrogenase component 1: MPDCTNPVWPCALTGAAACLAGIQGLRVVIHGSSGCYYYPKSLIKAPLTGSFILEKEVIFGAGDRLRQVVKTALLEAEQVAVVNSCVPALMGEDLAAELAGYPVILVDSPGFVGNAEAGYGIALESLLQTRPPAGEGVNIGGICLLDLFWRGNMHEAARILALAGIPIATVFSWDQLGSLQKAGPVTVTTNPDYGMPSGRDGGTLLGIENTRNTVFALLDTWPDADPDPLIAGCDRAEELVIAACEKYLRRNDPPLAVICAQSGYAGFFSDLLTRYLGAERPCILPRNETDTPAVTDLDQIKEALERDSYNLLLGSSYEQRILPDAGFIGITPPDRSRVVLGSRPLAGPEGTLHAAELVLNACLDRKKRE, encoded by the coding sequence GTGCCTGACTGCACAAACCCGGTCTGGCCCTGTGCACTGACCGGGGCAGCGGCCTGTCTTGCGGGGATCCAGGGCCTGCGTGTGGTGATACACGGCTCAAGCGGCTGCTACTATTACCCGAAATCTCTCATCAAAGCTCCTCTTACCGGGTCTTTCATCCTGGAGAAGGAGGTGATCTTCGGCGCAGGTGATCGCCTCCGCCAGGTGGTCAAAACGGCTCTTTTAGAGGCAGAGCAGGTAGCGGTTGTAAACTCCTGTGTGCCTGCACTGATGGGTGAGGACCTGGCAGCAGAACTTGCCGGGTATCCGGTTATACTTGTTGATTCACCCGGATTTGTCGGCAATGCAGAGGCGGGGTATGGCATCGCACTGGAAAGCCTTCTGCAGACGCGACCTCCTGCCGGTGAAGGGGTGAATATCGGGGGGATCTGTCTGCTGGATCTCTTCTGGCGCGGCAATATGCATGAAGCCGCCCGTATACTCGCCCTTGCCGGCATCCCGATTGCAACCGTCTTCTCATGGGATCAGCTGGGTTCTTTGCAGAAAGCAGGACCGGTTACCGTGACAACGAACCCGGACTACGGTATGCCATCCGGAAGAGACGGCGGGACGCTTCTTGGCATAGAAAATACACGCAACACGGTTTTTGCCCTCCTGGATACCTGGCCGGATGCGGATCCGGATCCGCTTATTGCCGGGTGTGACAGGGCAGAGGAGCTTGTGATCGCCGCCTGCGAGAAGTACCTCAGGCGAAATGATCCCCCGCTTGCCGTTATCTGTGCCCAGTCCGGGTATGCCGGCTTCTTCTCAGATCTCCTCACCCGGTATCTTGGCGCTGAGAGACCGTGCATACTGCCAAGAAACGAAACCGACACCCCGGCTGTCACTGATCTGGATCAGATCAAAGAGGCACTTGAACGGGACTCCTATAATCTTCTTCTCGGCTCCTCCTATGAGCAGCGGATCCTGCCAGATGCAGGTTTTATCGGGATTACCCCGCCTGACCGGAGCAGGGTGGTGCTTGGCAGCCGCCCTCTCGCCGGGCCGGAAGGTACCCTGCATGCGGCTGAACTGGTTCTGAATGCCTGCCTGGACCGGAAAAAAAGGGAATAA
- a CDS encoding CBS domain-containing protein: MDLSLIQKDILITLISLYHQHSHPIKGDDIAGIIRRNPGTVRNQMQALKALGLVDGVPGPKGGYHPTAAAYRELSIKSADDEAAVTITRNGIPVEGVRVTEIGFTTLCHPDLCHSLIRVIGSIRDFAIGEEITVGPTPVNKLMIRGEVFGRDEIQGALLISISEMTSLPKKAVRSYMSTPVISVLPDNTIRETIDVCSKNRIRGVPVILDDQLLGIVTLTDIAEAIGRNLSPDTPVSTIMTHDVIEVQADTRLYEVIRRFKEREIGRVIVLDGGRPVGILTQSDIIRVFPTL, translated from the coding sequence ATGGATCTCTCACTCATCCAGAAAGATATTCTTATAACCTTAATCTCACTCTATCATCAACATTCTCATCCCATCAAAGGAGACGATATCGCCGGCATCATCAGGAGAAATCCCGGAACGGTCAGAAACCAGATGCAGGCACTCAAGGCGCTTGGGCTTGTGGACGGCGTGCCCGGCCCAAAAGGTGGATACCATCCGACTGCGGCAGCATACAGGGAACTGAGTATCAAATCTGCTGATGATGAGGCAGCAGTGACCATCACACGAAACGGCATACCGGTAGAAGGGGTGCGGGTCACCGAGATCGGGTTTACCACGCTCTGCCACCCCGACCTCTGCCATTCGCTTATCAGGGTTATCGGCAGTATCAGGGATTTTGCCATTGGTGAAGAGATTACCGTCGGGCCAACCCCGGTGAACAAGCTGATGATCCGGGGCGAGGTCTTTGGCCGTGATGAGATCCAGGGTGCGCTTCTCATCTCGATATCCGAGATGACGTCGCTGCCAAAGAAAGCGGTCCGCTCCTATATGAGCACGCCTGTCATCAGCGTGCTCCCTGACAACACAATACGTGAGACAATAGACGTCTGTTCCAAAAACCGGATTCGAGGGGTCCCGGTTATTCTGGACGATCAGCTGCTTGGGATTGTCACCCTGACCGATATTGCAGAGGCGATAGGCAGGAATCTTTCGCCAGACACCCCGGTCTCCACGATCATGACCCATGATGTCATCGAAGTCCAGGCAGATACCCGCCTCTACGAGGTGATACGGCGGTTTAAAGAGCGCGAGATCGGGCGGGTGATTGTGTTGGATGGGGGCAGGCCGGTCGGCATCCTGACCCAGTCGGATATTATCAGGGTATTTCCCACATTATAA
- a CDS encoding TrkH family potassium uptake protein has translation MDRREHFLIIGRDLGGILQFLGVVTLAPLVVAVIYGEWHILPFIALVPLLFILLGSFLRTLPAPNRQARLSVALSGVAIIWLIASLIGALPFYLACGMPYIDAVFESMSGWTTTGLTMAEGLDDFPKTILFWRSFMQWLGGIGIVAFTVTMVHRSGLIQKELYRSEARSEAFMPSVVSTAIQMWKIYFVLTLAGILLVSLSGVGPWDAINLGLVAIATGGFTMYDGGIAHYNNPFMELALIPVMIAGALPFKLYFLLYAKRIFAFFRDLQAVLLFSLIGGGILVVTYDLLNIAGYTLSDSVRQGLFMTVSAATTTGFQNTDPALWPTATIIFLVALMIIGGASGSTSGGIKLGRAIVCYEGLVWWFRRIFVSGRAVIPFRHEGRSIPKMVAEYEVSRNILVVLLYVIIIFASTILIIQFEGPGYDTSHVIFDVVTAACNNGISTGHISPEMSDGSKIFFIILMWLGRLEVIPVIVLLVGLLKGFDRT, from the coding sequence ATGGACAGAAGAGAGCATTTTCTGATCATTGGCCGTGATCTCGGGGGGATATTGCAGTTCCTTGGAGTTGTAACTCTCGCTCCGCTGGTTGTGGCAGTGATCTATGGCGAATGGCATATATTGCCGTTTATTGCTCTTGTCCCGTTATTATTTATCCTTCTTGGCAGTTTCCTCAGAACCCTGCCTGCTCCCAACAGGCAGGCCCGGCTCTCAGTAGCCCTCAGCGGGGTGGCCATAATCTGGCTTATTGCCTCACTCATCGGCGCTCTCCCCTTTTACCTTGCCTGTGGCATGCCTTATATCGACGCTGTCTTTGAATCGATGTCCGGATGGACAACAACCGGACTTACAATGGCAGAGGGACTTGACGACTTCCCCAAAACAATCCTCTTCTGGCGTTCTTTTATGCAGTGGCTCGGTGGCATCGGGATTGTTGCGTTTACCGTGACAATGGTGCACCGATCAGGGCTTATCCAGAAGGAACTCTACCGTTCAGAGGCGCGTTCAGAGGCATTCATGCCGAGTGTTGTCAGTACGGCAATCCAGATGTGGAAGATTTATTTTGTGCTGACGCTTGCAGGCATCCTCCTTGTCTCTCTCTCCGGAGTCGGACCCTGGGATGCCATTAACCTCGGGCTTGTTGCGATTGCAACCGGCGGGTTTACCATGTACGATGGGGGCATCGCACACTATAACAACCCGTTTATGGAACTAGCCCTGATCCCGGTGATGATCGCAGGCGCCCTCCCCTTCAAGCTCTACTTCCTGCTCTATGCAAAACGGATCTTTGCCTTCTTCCGCGATCTTCAGGCCGTTCTGCTGTTCTCTCTCATAGGTGGAGGAATCCTTGTCGTCACCTATGATCTTCTGAATATTGCAGGCTATACCCTCTCAGATTCCGTCAGGCAGGGGCTTTTTATGACCGTCTCTGCCGCGACCACTACGGGTTTCCAGAATACTGATCCAGCACTCTGGCCGACAGCCACAATCATCTTCCTTGTGGCACTGATGATCATCGGCGGCGCATCCGGGAGCACCTCTGGCGGTATCAAGCTTGGCCGGGCAATCGTCTGTTATGAAGGCCTTGTCTGGTGGTTTCGGCGGATCTTTGTATCCGGCCGTGCTGTTATTCCGTTCAGGCATGAAGGGCGGAGCATCCCGAAGATGGTTGCAGAATACGAGGTTTCCAGGAACATTCTTGTGGTTCTGCTCTATGTCATCATCATCTTTGCAAGCACCATCCTGATCATCCAGTTTGAAGGCCCGGGCTATGATACGAGCCACGTGATCTTTGATGTTGTCACTGCTGCCTGCAACAACGGGATCTCAACAGGCCATATCTCTCCTGAGATGTCAGATGGGAGCAAGATCTTCTTCATCATCCTGATGTGGCTCGGCCGTCTCGAGGTGATCCCCGTCATCGTGCTTCTTGTCGGGCTTCTGAAAGGGTTTGACCGTACATGA
- a CDS encoding NOG1 family protein — translation MFDTIPTVPTADEILDRSFRRAAKKMREKKNKDRANEEFVRAVTQAVHDRLVSIIQSFPEFHTIPPFYRDLVDILFGIEEMRKRFGAVGWAARNTRDIGMERARSMRRSPDKPKVRKQAVARIASVVHQIDGDLRYLNDARNILRKLPVVSADEFTVVVSGYPNVGKSSFIRLVSTATPEVASYPFTTKGVIVGHRELSWRERVQFIDTPGILDAGGSRERNAIEKQALNALIYVADVILFILDPSEHCGYELSTQKQLLAEVRGLAHAPVLVAAAKSDLRSCPGILNMSAVSGEGVEEVLDAVLRERPARPTRTQGQTLQENQE, via the coding sequence ATGTTTGATACCATACCAACAGTCCCGACAGCCGACGAGATCCTTGACCGGAGTTTCCGGCGTGCCGCAAAAAAGATGCGGGAAAAGAAGAATAAAGACCGTGCAAACGAGGAATTTGTCCGGGCAGTCACCCAGGCCGTTCACGACCGGCTGGTCTCGATCATCCAGAGCTTTCCCGAGTTCCATACGATCCCGCCGTTCTATCGCGATCTCGTGGATATCCTCTTTGGCATCGAGGAGATGAGAAAACGGTTCGGTGCAGTCGGGTGGGCTGCCAGAAATACACGGGATATCGGGATGGAGAGGGCGCGATCCATGCGCCGCTCCCCGGATAAACCAAAGGTCCGAAAACAGGCAGTGGCACGGATCGCCTCTGTCGTCCACCAGATAGATGGTGATCTGCGGTATCTGAATGATGCACGAAACATCCTCAGGAAACTCCCGGTTGTCTCGGCTGATGAGTTCACGGTTGTTGTTTCCGGATACCCAAATGTCGGGAAGAGCTCGTTTATCAGGCTCGTCTCAACCGCAACTCCCGAGGTTGCATCATACCCTTTCACCACCAAGGGCGTCATCGTCGGCCATCGCGAACTCTCATGGCGCGAGCGCGTGCAGTTCATTGACACGCCTGGTATCCTTGATGCGGGAGGAAGCAGGGAGAGGAATGCAATCGAGAAGCAGGCATTAAATGCCCTCATTTATGTGGCAGACGTCATCCTCTTCATCCTTGATCCAAGCGAACACTGCGGATACGAACTCTCTACCCAGAAGCAGCTCCTCGCTGAAGTCAGGGGACTGGCGCATGCCCCGGTTCTGGTTGCAGCAGCAAAATCTGATCTCAGGTCATGCCCTGGCATCCTGAACATGTCAGCAGTATCCGGGGAAGGGGTGGAAGAGGTGCTGGACGCCGTTCTTAGAGAACGACCAGCCAGGCCCACTCGGACACAAGGGCAGACCCTGCAAGAAAACCAAGAATAG
- the fen gene encoding flap endonuclease-1 encodes MGVQLRPLLEGCRHTVRWDDLAGVAAIDAHNTLYQFLSIIRQADGTPLQDESGRVTSHLSGLLFRTAHFLEHGIRPFYIFDGPPPVFKGKTLDARRDIRMAGEAERADALLRGDTAAAYRAATRSSKVDSAIVGSAERLLDALGVPWMVAPSEGEAQSAYLAAEGIATYAVSQDYDSLLFGAPLLLRNLAVSGKRRIHGRQVTVAPEEIRLAEFLDSLSLTREQLIRIAILVGTDYNEGIYGIGPKKALKIVTLGTFEETIEEKLPDLDVDQIEAFFLAPPVREDVSPEWNDPDPDQVMAILCDDYGFSPDRIQPVLARIAGPPRNTSGQMRLDAWG; translated from the coding sequence ATGGGAGTACAATTACGACCTCTCCTGGAAGGGTGCCGCCACACAGTCAGGTGGGATGATCTGGCGGGAGTGGCAGCCATCGATGCTCATAATACCCTGTACCAGTTCCTCTCGATCATCAGGCAGGCAGACGGCACACCGCTCCAGGATGAATCGGGACGGGTGACATCACATCTCTCAGGCCTGCTCTTCAGGACCGCACATTTCCTGGAGCATGGGATCCGCCCCTTCTATATCTTTGATGGCCCGCCTCCTGTATTCAAGGGGAAGACGCTGGATGCCCGGCGCGATATCCGTATGGCAGGTGAGGCAGAGCGGGCTGACGCGCTCCTGCGGGGTGATACGGCAGCAGCCTACCGGGCGGCAACCCGATCCTCAAAAGTCGACTCTGCTATTGTGGGAAGTGCAGAGCGGCTCCTTGACGCACTCGGTGTCCCCTGGATGGTTGCCCCCTCTGAAGGTGAGGCGCAGTCTGCATACCTTGCTGCAGAGGGAATTGCAACCTATGCCGTATCCCAGGATTATGACTCCCTCCTCTTTGGAGCGCCATTGCTTCTCCGCAATCTTGCGGTATCAGGGAAGCGGCGGATCCACGGCAGGCAGGTGACGGTGGCCCCTGAAGAGATCCGGCTTGCAGAGTTTCTGGATTCCCTCTCACTAACCCGTGAGCAGCTTATCCGGATTGCAATCCTGGTCGGGACAGACTATAACGAAGGCATCTATGGGATCGGCCCGAAGAAGGCATTGAAGATCGTCACTCTAGGGACGTTTGAGGAGACCATTGAGGAGAAGCTCCCGGACCTGGATGTCGATCAGATAGAAGCATTCTTCCTGGCACCTCCGGTCAGAGAAGATGTCTCGCCGGAATGGAATGATCCCGACCCAGACCAGGTTATGGCAATCCTCTGTGATGACTACGGCTTCTCCCCCGACCGGATTCAGCCGGTTCTTGCCAGGATTGCCGGGCCGCCCAGGAATACCTCCGGGCAGATGCGGCTTGATGCATGGGGCTGA